A stretch of Heptranchias perlo isolate sHepPer1 chromosome 36, sHepPer1.hap1, whole genome shotgun sequence DNA encodes these proteins:
- the LOC137304104 gene encoding neurofilament medium polypeptide-like — MQLYQSSICNEDYKVPSINEKELMQGLNDRFAGYIDKVRQLEQQNKDLEGEITALRERQTSQSGLANIYEPEITELRKLIQEIENQKMQIHLNCDHLEEDLQRLKGKYEEEAQIRHDIETSVQAYKKDRDNAHLMKSELERKAQSLMDEIMFLKNNHKEEVSDLFSQIQASQVSVEMKEFMKPDLTAALREIRAQMEGYTNVNMQQKEEWFTSRVAKLNDAAEINKEALQSTRQEINEYNRQLQSKNIELETVRGRKESLEKQLNDSEDRHDGELIRWQDTIQQLENELKNTKQEMSLHLKEYQDLLNVKMALDVEIASYRKLLEGEETRFSSVTGGFTSPSYTYKPQPLSDATYVTTKTKATPTKVMPQYRFVEEIISATTKEVHMTELEAAGYKVTIDQDSVKKSEEEKTKQDELVEKEEAVKKESAEPKEEAEEEETTEEEAEPKEAEEEKAEEKEAAESQEAEEEKAEEKEAPEPKAEEEKAEEKEAPEPKETEEEKAEEKESPEPKAEEEKAEEKEAPESKEIEEEKAEEKEAPEPKAEEKESPEPKEIEEEKAEEKEAPEPKETEEEKAEEKESPEPKAEEKESPEPKAEEKESPEPKAEEEKAEEKESPEPKETEEEKAEEKESPEPKAEEKESPEPKAEEKESPEPKAEEEKAEEKESPEPKAEEEKAEEKESPEPKAEEKESPEPKAEEKESPEPKAEEKESPEPKAEEEKAEEKEAPEPKETEEEKAAEPKVEGEQQSAAKLKEKAKELKATKTKEKPEKEAAPTTETSTVGDKTDSAGTTKKGPVNNQESKLTKSQDDKHEPASAEKAEK, encoded by the exons ATGCAGCTTTATCAGTCCAGCATCTGCAATGAAGATTACAAAGTGCCCAGTATCAATGAGAAAGAGTTGATGCAGGGGCTTAATGACCGCTTTGCCGGTTACATTGACAAAGTCAGGCAGCTGGAGCAACAGAACAAGGATCTGGAGGGAGAAATCACAGCACTGAGAGAGAGGCAAACTTCCCAATCTGGCCTTGCAAATATCTATGAGCCAGAAATCACAGAGTTACGAAAGCTCATTCAAGAAATTGAAAATCAGAAGATGCAAATTCACCTCAACTGTGATCACCTGGAGGAAGATCTCCAACGACTGAAGGGAAAATATGAGGAAGAAGCACAAATTCGACATGACATTGAAACAAGTGTTCAGGCCTATAAGAAAGACAGAGACAATGCCCATTTGATGAAATCAGAGCTAGAAAGGAAAGCACAATCGCTCATGGATGAAATCATGTTTCTCAAGAATAATCACAAAGAAGAAGTGTCTGATCTGTTTTCTCAGATCCAAGCTTCACAGGTCAGTGTTGAAATGAAAGAGTTCATGAAGCCTGATCTGACAGCAGCCCTGAGAGAGATTCGAGCTCAGATGGAAGGATACACCAATGTTAACATGCAGCAAAAAGAGGAATGGTTCACTTCCAGAGTGGCCAAACTCAATGACGCAGCGGAAATCAACAAGGAAGCTCTACAGAGTACAAGGCAAGAGATCAACGAGTACAATCGGCAACTGCAGTCCAAGAATATCGAGCTGGAGACAGTAAGAGGGAGGAAGGAGTCTTTGGAGAAACAGCTGAATGATTCTGAAGACAGACACGATGGAGAATTAATTCGATGGCAG GATACCATTCAACAATTAGAAAACGAGCTTAAAAATACAAAACAAGAAATGTCTCTTCACCTGAAGGAGTATCAAGATCTGCTGAATGTCAAAATGGCTTTAGATGTGGAGATTGCCTCCTACAG GAAACTGCTTGAAGGTGAAGAGACAAGATTCAGCTCAGTTACTGGTGGCTTCACATCCCCATCGTATACATATAAACCACAGCCTTTATCAGATGCAACTTATGTGACAACTAAGACAAAAGCCACCCCTACAAAGGTTATGCCTCAATACAGATTTGTAGAAGAAATTATCAGTGCAACAACAAAGGAAGTTCACATGACAGAGCTAGAAGCTGCTGGTTACAAAGTGACGATTGATCAGGACTCTGTTAAAAAGTCTGAGGAAGAGAAAACAAAACAAGATGAGCTAGTAGAAAAAGAGGAAGCTGTGAAGAAGGAATCTGCTGAACCAAAAGAAGAGGCTGAAGAGGAAGAAACTACCGAGGAGGAGGCTGAACCTAAAGAAGCTGAAGAGGAAAAGGCTGAAGAGAAGGAAGCTGCTGAATCACAAGAGGCTGAAGAGGAAAAGGCTGAAGAGAAGGAAGCTCCCGAACCAAAAGCTGAAGAGGAAAAGGCTGAAGAGAAGGAAGCTCCCGAACCAAAAGAAACCGAAGAGGAAAAGGCTGAAGAGAAGGAATCTCCCGAACCAAAAGCTGAAGAGGAAAAGGCTGAAGAGAAGGAAGCTCCCGAATCAAAAGAAATTGAAGAGGAAAAGGCTGAAGAGAAGGAAGCTCCCGAACCAAAAGCTGAAGAGAAGGAATCTCCCGAACCAAAAGAAATTGAAGAGGAAAAGGCTGAAGAGAAGGAAGCTCCCGAACCAAAAGAAACCGAAGAGGAAAAGGCTGAAGAGAAGGAATCTCCCGAACCAAAAGCTGAAGAGAAGGAATCTCCCGAACCAAAAGCTGAAGAGAAGGAATCTCCCGAACCAAAAGCTGAAGAGGAAAAGGCTGAAGAGAAGGAATCTCCTGAACCAAAAGAAACCGAAGAGGAAAAGGCTGAAGAGAAGGAATCTCCCGAACCAAAAGCTGAAGAGAAGGAATCTCCCGAACCAAAAGCTGAAGAGAAGGAATCTCCCGAACCAAAAGCTGAAGAGGAAAAGGCTGAAGAGAAGGAATCTCCTGAACCAAAAGCTGAAGAGGAAAAGGCTGAAGAGAAGGAATCTCCCGAACCAAAAGCTGAAGAGAAGGAATCTCCCGAACCAAAAGCTGAAGAGAAGGAATCTCCCGAACCAAAAGCTGAAGAGAAGGAATCTCCCGAACCAAAAGCTGAAGAGGAAAAGGCTGAAGAGAAGGAAGCTCCCGAACCAAAAGAGACTGAAGAAGAAAAGGCTGCTGAACCAAAAGTAGAGGGTGAACAGCAAAGTGCGGCtaaactaaaagaaaaggctaAAGAGCTGAAAGCCACTAAAACGAAAGAAAAGCCTGAGAAAGAAGCTGCTCCAACAACAGAAACATCAACTGTGGGAGATAAGACTGACTCGGCTGGCACTACAAAAAAGGGACCTGTGAACAATCAGGAATCAAAATTAACAAAAAGCCAAGATGATAAACATGAACCAGCTTCTGCAGAGAAAGCGGAGAAATAA